In Gaiellales bacterium, the genomic window TGGCGCCTCAAGATGAGGGCGATGGTAGCAGCGACCGGTTGGGGCTCCGTGCGGCGGCCGGGGCGAACAGGGCGGCGCCGGCCACGACCAGCAGGAGCACCACGTAGAAGTAGTCGAAGCCCATCGTCAGGTAGAAGAAGTTGGCTGCCACAGTGCCGGCCAGCGCCGCGGTCAGGCCGGCCCCGAGCAGCCGGTGGGCGGGGTCGGCGGCGTGGCGCATCAGCATCGCGTTGGCCAGCACCCAGCCGAGGAAGCAGAGGTACAGCGCCAGGCCGGCGACGCCGGTCTCGACGAGCGTCGCCACCCAGAAGCTGTGAGGGCCGAAGTCCGACTTGCCCGTCAGGAACTCGTAGAAGACGGCGAACGTGTTGTATCCACGCCCGAACAGCGGATGCGGCGAGAGGGCCGGCTGTATCAGCGAGTAGAACTCGAAGTGCGTCTGCACCCCGTGGCCCTGGACGTTGGTGCGCGATGCGACCACCGTGCGGACGAAGCTCGAGGCCGAGTAGAGGACGGCGAGCAGGGCGGCCGGCACCGCCGCCGCGAGCAGGAGCGACCGCACTCGCGGCAGCCGGGGCAGGATCGTTGGAGCCAGCACGAGCAGGCCGACGATGTCGCCGAGGGCGGCGCTCCGCGACAGCGTCAGCGCCTGCACCGCGAGCAGGAACAGCAGCAGCGCCCCGAGACGGCGATGCGCCCGCCGGTCGCTCAGGTACCGCGGCAGGAGCGCGAGCAGCGGCACGCAGAGCATCACGCCCAGGTGGTTCGGGTCGCCCGTCAGCGCGTTCACGCGGTAGATGTTCTGCGTTCCCTTCACCTGCCCGTAGACGTTGATCCCGGTGAACTTGCCCTGACCGGCGGTGAGCGGTGCGACCACGAGCCTGTCGAGGTTGATGCCGGCTCCGACGACCAACGCGAGCTGGAGGACGCCGTACACCGCGTTGGCCGCGAGCCCGTAGACGAACCAGCGCAGCGCGCGCTCGAACAGCGGGGCGCCGCGCCGCAGGACGTGAGCGGCGGCGGCCACGAGGAAGCCGAAGTGGATCAGCCAGGTGACGACTCCCTTCGCCCAGAAGGAGACGTCCTGCTTCGTCTCGAGATCGAAGTACCCGGCCAGGTAGACCGCGAAGAACGCGAGCAGGAAGCCCGCGAGGGTCGCGCACGTCCTCGGCATCGCGTCATCGCGCCGCTGGATGCGGGCGGCGACGAACGCCGCGACGAAGAGGGTGCAGGTGATGTTCGTGATCGTCAGCTGCAGCCCGGCCGCCTGCCACTGGATCTTCGCCATCGTCTGGACGAACAGGGTGCCGAGCAGCAGCCGGTCGAGCGTGCGGTCGCTCACTCCGCCACCCGCCGCAGGACCGACGCCAGCTCCGCCGCGCGCCCCGCCCGTGAGATGCGCGCCCGAACGTCCTCGGGCTGGTCGACATCCGGGAGCCCGCCCGCGGCCCACCGGTCGACCAGCTCCTCCAGCACCCTGGACATGCCGGCAACGTCGTCGCCGTCGACCACCTCGCCGGCGCCGACGGCGCGGATCAGGTTCGCCGCTGCGCCCTGCGGCGGCACCGCGGCGAGCACCGGGCGCCGTGCCGCGATGTACTCGAACACCTTGCCGGAGAGCACCGTGTCGCCGCGGCCGCCGGCATGGGGGATCAGCAGCAGCAGTGCGTCGGCCTCGCGCTGCGCCCGCACCGACTCGGCGTACGGCCGGAAGCCGTCCTCACGCCACGCGCCGTCGATGCCCAGGCTGTTTGCGAACGCGCGGTCCCCGTCGCGGAGGGGTCCGACGAACCGGGCGAGCACGCGCTCCCGCAGCTGGGGTCGGCGCTCCAGCATGGCGGCGAGCGCCTGCAGAAACGGCCTGGGTGTGCGCTGTCCGAAGAACGCGCCGGCGTGGACGATGGTGAACCGTTCGCCGGGCCGGTGCGCGATCTGCTCGAAGTCGTCGAAGTCGGCGCCGTTCTCGATCACGGTCGTCTTGTGCGCGGCCGACTCGTGCAGCGCGCCGACCTCCTGTGCGATTGCTCCGGTGGCCGCCGTCAGCGCCGCGGCCCGCCCTGCGACCGACCGGGCCATGCGTGCAACCACGGCCCGCTTCGCACGCACGCCGGCCTTGTCGTAGCGGCGGTGCGGGTTGTCCAGCCAGGAATCGCGAAAATCGGCGACGAACGGCCGGCGGGCGGCTGCCGCGATCGCCTCGGCAGCGAGGTGGACGGAGCTCGGCGGCGAGGTGGACATGATCACGTCGATGCCCTCGCGCCGGACGATCCTGATGCCGGCGGGCACCGCCGTCGCGAGCCACGGAACCGCCTTGTCGGGGATCAGCGTCCGCTGGAAGGCGAACCGGGCCTCGACCGCCATGCGCGCAGCGGGCGAGCGGCCGTGCAGGGCGTCGGCCCGCGAGGCCGACCGCGGGCCGAGGAAGCGGGCGCGGTGGACGACGGTCGACGCGGGCACCGCACCGAGCAGCTCCTCGTCCGCGGCGAACCACTTCGGGTCCTGCGGCGCGAGCACGTGCACCTCGATCCCGTGGTCGGGAAGGTACTTGCAGAACTTCAGCGTCCGCTGGACGCCGCCGCCGCCGGCGGGCGGAAAGTAGAAGGCCACAATCAGCAGGCGCATTGCGCCCGGAGTCTAGGGTTCGGCCGTTCCCGGCCGCGCCGTCGCGCGTAGAGTCCGCGGGTGCAGATCCCGCCCGGATTCCGCGTCGTCGCCGAGCGGTCGGCGTTCGAGCTCGAGGTCGCCGAGCTCGTCCGCGCCATCCCGCCGGGCACCGTCGCCAGCTACGGCCGCATCGCGGACTGGCTCGGGCGTGCGGCGTCGGCGCGGGCGGTCGGCGGCGCGCTCGCCCGCTCCGGCGGCGACACCCCGGCCCACCGGGTGGTGAATGCCGCCGGCCGGCTGGCGCCCGGCTGGGAGCGCGAGCAGGCCGAGCTGCTGCGCGTCGAGGGCGTCCGCGTGCGCGGCGGCCGGGTCACCGATCCGATCCCGTGGTGGGACGGGCCGCGTACTCGACCTGCTCGTAGTACCGGGTGACGCGGCGTCCGGGCTCGGTGCGGGCGTCGTGCTCGGCGACCTGCTGCTCGTCCAGCTCGCCCAGGGCGAGCCGCACCGCGAGCCAGGGCAGGTTCAGGTCCGGCTGGTAGATCAGCGTGGAGATCCGCGGGTTCACCTCCAGCAGCCGGTCGCCCAGGAACTGCACGTTGACGATCCAGTCGAGCTCCAGCGCCTCGACCAGCCTCCGGGCGTGGCGCACCAGGTGGGGGCGGTCGACGATCCGGAACTCCATCGCCAGCCCGGCCCGAAACGCCTCGCGCGTCTTCGTGCTCGCGACCAGCGTGCGCCCCTCCCGGCAGAGGATGTCGACGGCAAGCTCGTCTCCCTCGACCAGCTCCATGACGAGGACCGGCGGGAACCCCTCGCCGCCGTCCAGGATCTCGGCCGCCTCGTCCAGCGAGATCGGCAGCAAGGTGCCGGGCCGCCCGTTCACCAGCTGGTCGCGCCGGTCGGCGGTCGCGGACAGCACGCGGAACCCGCGCGAGCCCTTGGCCTCGAGCGGCTTCATGCAGACGTCGCGGCCGGGATACCCGAGCTCCGCGGCGGCCTCGCGGAAGCGGTCGGCGTCAGCGGCGTGGATCGTCCGGGGCTGCGGGATCCCCAGCTCCTCCGCCACGCGAACCGTCTCGGACTTCGCGCTCGCCCGCTCGATCGCGTTCGGCGGCGAGACCAGCACCGGCACCCCGAACCGGTC contains:
- a CDS encoding O-antigen ligase family protein, with protein sequence MSDRTLDRLLLGTLFVQTMAKIQWQAAGLQLTITNITCTLFVAAFVAARIQRRDDAMPRTCATLAGFLLAFFAVYLAGYFDLETKQDVSFWAKGVVTWLIHFGFLVAAAAHVLRRGAPLFERALRWFVYGLAANAVYGVLQLALVVGAGINLDRLVVAPLTAGQGKFTGINVYGQVKGTQNIYRVNALTGDPNHLGVMLCVPLLALLPRYLSDRRAHRRLGALLLFLLAVQALTLSRSAALGDIVGLLVLAPTILPRLPRVRSLLLAAAVPAALLAVLYSASSFVRTVVASRTNVQGHGVQTHFEFYSLIQPALSPHPLFGRGYNTFAVFYEFLTGKSDFGPHSFWVATLVETGVAGLALYLCFLGWVLANAMLMRHAADPAHRLLGAGLTAALAGTVAANFFYLTMGFDYFYVVLLLVVAGAALFAPAAARSPNRSLLPSPSS
- a CDS encoding glycosyltransferase, producing the protein MRLLIVAFYFPPAGGGGVQRTLKFCKYLPDHGIEVHVLAPQDPKWFAADEELLGAVPASTVVHRARFLGPRSASRADALHGRSPAARMAVEARFAFQRTLIPDKAVPWLATAVPAGIRIVRREGIDVIMSTSPPSSVHLAAEAIAAAARRPFVADFRDSWLDNPHRRYDKAGVRAKRAVVARMARSVAGRAAALTAATGAIAQEVGALHESAAHKTTVIENGADFDDFEQIAHRPGERFTIVHAGAFFGQRTPRPFLQALAAMLERRPQLRERVLARFVGPLRDGDRAFANSLGIDGAWREDGFRPYAESVRAQREADALLLLIPHAGGRGDTVLSGKVFEYIAARRPVLAAVPPQGAAANLIRAVGAGEVVDGDDVAGMSRVLEELVDRWAAGGLPDVDQPEDVRARISRAGRAAELASVLRRVAE
- a CDS encoding MGMT family protein, whose protein sequence is MQIPPGFRVVAERSAFELEVAELVRAIPPGTVASYGRIADWLGRAASARAVGGALARSGGDTPAHRVVNAAGRLAPGWEREQAELLRVEGVRVRGGRVTDPIPWWDGPRTRPARSTG
- a CDS encoding ATP-grasp domain-containing protein; its protein translation is MSAPLTILVTASGAPGSPRLLRALRENGERDVRLVGVDMREESAGRFLCDAFHRVPAGSAPGYLERLLEVAAAERVDVVFPQSSAEVGAIAAGRDRFGVPVLVSPPNAIERASAKSETVRVAEELGIPQPRTIHAADADRFREAAAELGYPGRDVCMKPLEAKGSRGFRVLSATADRRDQLVNGRPGTLLPISLDEAAEILDGGEGFPPVLVMELVEGDELAVDILCREGRTLVASTKTREAFRAGLAMEFRIVDRPHLVRHARRLVEALELDWIVNVQFLGDRLLEVNPRISTLIYQPDLNLPWLAVRLALGELDEQQVAEHDARTEPGRRVTRYYEQVEYAARPTTGSDR